One stretch of Jiangella gansuensis DSM 44835 DNA includes these proteins:
- a CDS encoding glycoside hydrolase family 3 protein produces MTSSPRQEPAALLPEDPLAALDRRQRIAACILVMPGIGADGLPDAATAAAVRAGVGALHSIVGMPASAAARYHAEVRRIAAEAGVPAPLIAGNLEAGIGYSLGRTGTDLPYPRGVGVAADPELAYRTALLAGREARAVGFEWTLSPTIDVLTTDQDPILGVRAFGVDAATTAELGAAQVRGFRDGGVVSTAKHFPGHGDSAVDSHLGLPVIDRDLETHEQVHLRPFVAAIAAGVQTIMVAHVVLPALGVDEPASLSATVNRVWLREQLGFEGVIITDSLRMAAVSARWSSAESTVLALASGADVANVKCEASELPQLIEAVAAAVDDGRVDPAELDRSVLRLFRLRAEIASFGAQLPAPDELDTALRWDDPDRAATVDVAGPLSALDGLTVVGDSEFAGRLTAAAAARGLDVGHVAEPATAATLERLADAAAGTLLPVIVPSIALSDEDRAQIAEVVAASVSPQVAAVVVNGVMAAASLAADDAAVIVAPAVDAFGICTEATVDAVLDRLLSAGGGTSR; encoded by the coding sequence ATGACTTCTTCCCCGCGTCAAGAGCCCGCCGCCCTGCTGCCGGAGGATCCCCTCGCCGCGCTCGACCGGCGCCAACGAATCGCCGCCTGCATCCTCGTCATGCCGGGAATCGGCGCCGACGGGCTGCCCGATGCCGCGACGGCCGCCGCGGTGCGCGCGGGCGTCGGAGCGCTCCACAGCATCGTCGGCATGCCGGCGAGCGCCGCGGCCCGCTACCACGCCGAAGTCCGCCGGATCGCCGCGGAGGCCGGCGTGCCTGCGCCACTCATCGCCGGCAACCTCGAAGCCGGTATCGGGTACAGCCTCGGTCGCACCGGCACCGACCTGCCGTATCCGCGCGGGGTGGGCGTGGCGGCCGACCCCGAGCTGGCCTACCGCACCGCACTGCTCGCCGGGCGGGAGGCGCGGGCCGTCGGCTTCGAGTGGACCCTGAGCCCCACCATCGACGTCCTCACCACCGACCAGGACCCGATCCTCGGTGTTCGGGCCTTCGGCGTCGACGCAGCGACGACGGCCGAGCTGGGCGCCGCGCAGGTACGGGGCTTCCGCGACGGCGGCGTCGTCTCGACCGCGAAGCACTTCCCCGGCCATGGGGACAGTGCCGTCGACAGCCACCTCGGCCTCCCGGTCATCGACCGTGATCTGGAGACCCACGAGCAGGTCCACCTGCGCCCGTTCGTCGCCGCGATCGCCGCCGGGGTGCAGACGATCATGGTCGCCCATGTCGTGCTGCCGGCTCTCGGCGTGGACGAGCCGGCCAGCCTGTCGGCCACGGTCAACCGGGTCTGGCTGCGCGAACAGCTCGGCTTCGAGGGCGTCATCATCACCGACTCGCTGCGGATGGCCGCGGTCAGCGCCCGCTGGTCGAGTGCCGAATCGACGGTGCTCGCCCTCGCATCGGGCGCTGACGTCGCCAACGTCAAGTGCGAGGCGAGCGAGCTGCCTCAGCTCATCGAGGCGGTCGCGGCCGCCGTCGACGACGGCCGCGTCGACCCGGCGGAACTCGACCGCTCGGTGCTCCGGCTGTTCCGCCTGCGTGCCGAGATCGCGAGCTTCGGCGCGCAGCTGCCGGCGCCGGACGAGCTCGACACCGCCCTGCGCTGGGACGATCCCGACCGCGCCGCGACCGTCGACGTCGCCGGCCCGCTGTCCGCGCTCGACGGCCTCACCGTCGTCGGCGACAGCGAGTTCGCCGGGCGGCTCACCGCGGCCGCGGCCGCACGCGGCCTGGACGTCGGCCACGTCGCCGAGCCGGCCACGGCGGCGACGCTGGAACGGCTCGCCGACGCGGCTGCGGGCACGCTGCTCCCGGTGATCGTGCCGTCCATCGCGCTGTCCGATGAGGACCGGGCGCAGATCGCGGAGGTCGTGGCAGCATCGGTGTCTCCGCAGGTCGCAGCCGTCGTCGTCAACGGTGTCATGGCTGCGGCGAGTCTCGCTGCCGACGACGCCGCCGTGATCGTCGCGCCGGCGGTCGACGCCTTCGGGATCTGTACCGAGGCGACCGTCGACGCCGTACTCGACCGCCTGCTGTCGGCGGGCGGGGGCACATCGCGCTGA
- a CDS encoding ABC transporter substrate-binding protein, with translation MHRTTKTASISIAVIAAVTALSGCGLGESSEPAADTSGEIEGTISFQTMQLSPTFDDYINGVIDAFEEEYPGTSVEWTDIPSDQAARKVSADSAAGTLPDVMDLDTATLAPLGRDGRVLDMADEAGDLEDLYVTSAWESFDYGETEVAALPWYLNSPVLMSNSDLVEQAGSPAPPTTFDELLDVSATIAATTGQAGFQPTSIGFPNYLLSLGVPLVNEDSTQAVVNTPEAADFLQRLAELYAVGGVPADSVTAAQRTEIDTFSQGEIAYLETGPSRLKIIEENAPQVFEAIEIDRPLGADQGSTWVVAHGLAVAQTSENAATALAFAEFMTAPEQQLALAQQSAVFPSTKSSLEDPFFSAEATDKATEARSIVAASLFEGGTTAKPPAVDAEFASTLWSAVQTAITGETPVEDALASAESQLTDLLQSRAQ, from the coding sequence ATGCATCGCACCACGAAAACCGCATCGATCAGCATCGCGGTCATCGCGGCCGTCACGGCCCTCAGCGGTTGCGGGCTCGGTGAGAGCAGCGAGCCGGCCGCCGACACGTCCGGTGAGATCGAGGGCACGATCTCCTTCCAGACCATGCAGCTCTCCCCCACCTTCGACGACTACATCAACGGAGTCATCGACGCGTTCGAGGAGGAGTACCCGGGAACGTCCGTCGAGTGGACGGACATCCCGAGCGACCAGGCCGCCCGCAAGGTGAGCGCCGACTCCGCCGCCGGCACGCTCCCCGACGTGATGGACCTGGACACCGCGACGCTCGCCCCGCTCGGCCGCGACGGCCGGGTCCTCGACATGGCCGACGAGGCGGGGGACCTCGAGGACCTCTACGTCACGTCGGCCTGGGAGTCGTTCGACTACGGCGAGACAGAGGTCGCCGCGCTGCCGTGGTACCTCAACTCCCCCGTCCTCATGTCCAATTCGGACCTCGTCGAGCAGGCCGGCTCCCCCGCCCCGCCCACCACCTTCGACGAACTGCTCGACGTCTCGGCCACCATCGCCGCCACCACCGGCCAGGCCGGGTTCCAGCCCACGTCGATCGGCTTCCCGAACTACCTGCTCAGCCTCGGTGTCCCCCTCGTCAACGAGGACTCGACGCAGGCCGTCGTGAACACCCCGGAGGCCGCGGACTTCCTGCAGCGCCTCGCCGAGCTCTACGCCGTCGGCGGCGTCCCCGCCGACTCGGTCACGGCCGCGCAGCGCACCGAGATCGACACCTTCTCGCAGGGCGAGATCGCCTACCTGGAGACCGGCCCCTCCCGGCTCAAGATCATCGAGGAGAACGCGCCGCAGGTCTTCGAGGCAATCGAGATCGACAGGCCGCTCGGCGCTGACCAGGGCTCCACCTGGGTCGTCGCCCACGGTCTCGCGGTGGCGCAGACCAGCGAGAACGCCGCCACCGCCCTCGCCTTCGCCGAGTTCATGACGGCGCCGGAGCAGCAGCTCGCCCTAGCGCAGCAGTCCGCGGTCTTCCCGAGCACCAAGTCGTCGCTCGAGGACCCGTTCTTCAGCGCCGAGGCCACCGACAAGGCGACCGAGGCGCGCTCGATCGTCGCCGCGAGCCTCTTCGAGGGCGGGACCACGGCGAAGCCGCCGGCGGTCGACGCCGAGTTCGCGAGCACGCTCTGGTCGGCAGTACAGACCGCGATCACGGGCGAGACCCCGGTCGAGGACGCCCTCGCCTCGGCCGAGTCCCAGCTCACCGACTTGCTCCAGAGCAGGGCGCAGTGA
- a CDS encoding 6-phosphogluconolactonase, giving the protein MTTEYAPSVQIHPDRETLGANAGADAADAIRQRLASPGEARVMLAAAPSQQATLAALAAADGIDWTRVVGFHMDDYLDLPSDAPQGFGNWLERHFVDLVPGFRFERIRLDGDPAAEAERYARLMGDEPFDLVLLGLGVNGHLAFNDPPADLDDPRAVRVIELDAVSRQQQVDEGHFPSFDAVPPRALTVTIPRLLNAEVAVVSVPGAPKRQAVVDALNEPISGDHPGTALRTHPRVHLHLDAESSPS; this is encoded by the coding sequence ATGACGACCGAGTACGCACCGAGCGTCCAGATCCATCCCGACCGCGAGACGCTCGGCGCGAACGCCGGCGCCGACGCCGCGGATGCCATCCGTCAGCGGCTCGCCTCACCCGGCGAGGCCCGGGTCATGCTGGCGGCCGCGCCCAGTCAGCAGGCCACACTCGCGGCGCTCGCCGCCGCGGACGGCATCGACTGGACGCGCGTCGTCGGATTCCACATGGACGACTACCTTGACCTGCCGTCCGACGCGCCGCAAGGGTTCGGCAACTGGCTCGAACGGCACTTCGTCGACCTGGTGCCCGGCTTCCGCTTCGAACGGATCCGCCTCGACGGCGATCCCGCGGCCGAAGCCGAGCGGTACGCGCGGCTGATGGGCGACGAACCGTTCGACCTGGTACTTCTCGGACTCGGCGTCAACGGCCACCTCGCCTTCAACGACCCGCCCGCGGACCTCGACGACCCACGCGCCGTACGGGTCATCGAGCTCGACGCGGTGAGCCGCCAGCAGCAGGTCGACGAGGGACACTTCCCGTCGTTCGACGCCGTGCCGCCGCGCGCGCTGACGGTGACCATCCCGCGGCTGCTCAACGCCGAAGTCGCGGTCGTCTCGGTGCCGGGCGCGCCGAAGCGGCAGGCCGTCGTCGACGCGCTGAACGAGCCGATCAGCGGGGACCACCCCGGAACCGCGCTGCGTACGCATCCGCGCGTCCACCTCCACCTCGACGCGGAGTCGTCGCCGTCGTGA